A window of the Henckelia pumila isolate YLH828 chromosome 3, ASM3356847v2, whole genome shotgun sequence genome harbors these coding sequences:
- the LOC140889337 gene encoding uncharacterized protein yields the protein MSIAEYVKKFERGRYFVPMILGNAAEELKHFTEGLNATIRQDVRLSGAQTYRAAVDEAMLSEKDGNDIIKESQAKRISYQGREQQGSSQKRLYQAPAQRRPQQQQCQNPNQARPQGQNQPNANAPRPANAPICQKCGKSHSGQCRLGTNTCFLCKRPRHFAKDCPQSKEPVKGRVFAMTHNQVDPDSAIVSDTGATHSFMSISFMMKLRVLPDESISEFFVSLPSGEELKSSSVHEAIIDWKQKTVSVIDQNGKSLVFRTTSNKSAPGFLASLIGDLEVQRPKLGEVEVVKYFPEVFPDDVAGLPPVREVEFGIELLPETKPASKAPYRLAPTEMKELKDQLQELLDKGIDDLFDQFQGAEVFSKIDLRSSYHQLKVKDADVQKTAFRTRYGHYEFLISFLGHIVSAKGIEVDPYKVEAVRNWVAPKNATEIRSFLGLAGYYRRFIQDFSKIALPLTSLTRKGVKFVWSDQCEKSFAELKERLMSAPVLAIPEGTGRFVVYTDASKSGLEAVLMHDNKVIAYASRQLKVHERNYPTHDLELAAVVFALKLWRHYLYGKRSDALSRKSATLNQLTVQQELIAEIERMRLEVFKPMEVCTLAALTVVPSLLERIRVGQASDEQLTLWRNRDEAKGGTLYTVKDGIVHHRGRMWVPVKIEHQKPAGLLKPLPIPTWKWEDVTMDFVVGLPVSTRRMNSIWVIVDRCRTPLHWDEVGERAVLGPEIVTQIVDVIANIRDRMLKPQSRQKGYADQRRRDLEFEVGDHVFLKVSPWKGIMRFGKKGKLSPRYIGPFEILKKIGARAYRVALPPNLGGVHNVFHISMLRKYVANPSHVIRHEPVKWTPDLSYEEMPIQILDRQVRRLRNREIPMVKVLWSNQLVEEATWEAEQDMRACYPELFGERDDSFVAPTGGGDL from the exons ATGTCCATTGCCGAGTATGTGAAGAAGTTTGAGAGAGGGAGgtactttgtgcccatgattttgGGCAATGCTGCAGAGGAGTTGAAGCATTTCACAGAGGGACTGAATGCCACTATTCGACAAGATGTCAGGTTGAGTGGGGCACAAACGTACCGAGCAGCAGTGGATGAGGCTATGTTGTCAGAAAAAGATGGGAATGATATTATCAAAGAATCGCAAGCGAAGAGGATTAGTTACCAAGGGAGAGAGCAGCAAGGGTCTAGTCAGAAGAGGTTGTATCAAGCTCCAGCTCAAAGGAGACCGCAACAGCAGCAGTGCCAAAACCCCAATCAGGCGCGACCTCAGGGACAGAATCAACCGAACGCCAACGCTCCAAGGCCGGCGAATGCACCTATCTGTCAGAAGTGTGGGAAGTCACACTCCGGTCAATGCAGGCTTGGGACCAATACTTGTTTTCTCTGCAAGAGGCCAAGGCATTTTGCCAAAGACTGCCCGCAGTCAAAGGAGCCTGTCAAGGGAAGAGTGTTTGCTATGACTCACAATCAGGTTGACCCAGATTCTGCAATTGTCTCAG ATACAGGAGCTACGCACTCTTTTATGTCTATTAGTTTTATGATGAAATTGAGGGTCTTGCCGGATGAATCTATTTCGGAATTTTTTGTGTCGTTACCCTCAGGAGAAGAACTGAAAAGTAGTAGTGTG CATGAGGCTATTATTGACTGGAAACAGAAAACTGTCTCTGTGATAGATCAGAACGGGAAATCGTTGGTGTTCCGCACTACATCTAATAAGAGTGCACCAG GATTTCTTGCGAGTCTAATTGGTGATCTGGAGGTACAGCGACCGAAACTTGGGGAAGTGGAGGTAGTGAAATATTTTCCAGAAGTCTTTCCCGATGATGTTGCGGGATTGCCTCCAGTCAGGGAAGTCGAATTTGGGATAGAATTGTTGCCTGAAACTAAGCCAgcttctaaggcaccgtacagattggcaCCGACCGAGATGAAAGAATTAAAGGATCAGTTGCAAGAGTTGCTAGATAAGGG AATAGACGACTTGTTCGACCAATTTCAAGGGGCAGAGGTGTTCTCAAAAATCGATCTACGATCAAGTTACCATCAATTGAAGGTAAAAGATGCAGATGTGCAGAAGACAGCATTCAGGACTCgctatggccactacgagttcttg ATTTCTTTTTTGGGTCATATAGTTTCAGCTAAAGGGATTGAGGTCGATCCGTATAAGGTGGAAGCGGTTCGGAATTGGGTTGCTCCGAAGAATGCTACAGAAatacgaagtttcttgggtttagcaggctactacaggAGATTTATTCAAGACTTCTCTAAGATAGCTCTACCACTGACTTCCTTAACTCGAAAAGGTGTGAAGTTTGTGTGGTCAGATCAGTGTGAGAAGAGCTTTGCCGAATTGAAAGAAAGACTGATGTCAGCGCCAGTGCTAGCAATTCCCGAAGGCACAGGTCGTTTTGTGGTTTATACCGATGCTTCTAAGAGTGGATTAGAAGCTGTTTTGATGCATGATAATAAAGTAATAGCATATGCATCTCGACAGCTAAAGGTTCATGAGAGGAACTACCcgactcatgatcttgaattggcggcagtggtttttgctttgaagcttTGGAGACACTACTTGTACGGCAAAAGAT cagatgcattgagtcgcaagtctGCGACATTGAACCAATTGACAGTCCAGCAGGAATTGATTGCTGAAATTGAACGGATGAGGTTGGAGGTATTCAAACCAATGGAGGTATGCACTCTAGCAGCCTTAACAGTAGTACCTAGTTTGCTTGAGAGAATTCGTGTTGGCCAAGCTTCTGATGAACAGTTGACGTTGTGGAGGAACAGAGATGAAGCTAAGGGTGGTACATTGTACACTGTCAAAGATGGAATTGTTCATCACCGAGGTAGAATGTGGGTGCCA GTGAAGATCGAGCATCAGAAACCGGCAGGACTCCTGAAACCATTGCCAATACCCACATGGAAGTGGGAAGATGTCACCATGGATTTCGTGGTAGGATTGCCAGTTTCAACGCGAAGGATGAACTCGATTTGGGTGATAGTTGACAG GTGTAGAACTCCCCTACACTGGGACGAAGTTGGAGAAAGGGCTGTTTTGGGACCAGAAATAGTGACCCAAATAGTAGATGTGATAGCCAATATCAGAGACAGAATGTTGAAGCCTCAAAGTCGACAAAAAGGTTACGCCGACCAGCGACgtagagatttggagtttgaagtAGGTGACCATGTATTTTTAAAGGTGTCACCATGGAAAGGTATTATGAGATTCGGGAAAAAGGGTAAATTGAGCccaagatatataggaccttttGAGATCCTAAAAAAAATTGGGGCTCGAGCTTACCGAGTAGCACTACCACCCAACTTGGGGGGTGTCCACAATGTCTTCCATATCTCTATGCTAAGGAAGTATGTGgcaaatccttctcatgttatcCGCCATGAGCCAGTGAAATGGACGCCAGACTTGTCCTACGAGGAGATGCCTATTCAAATCTTGGACAGACAAGTTCGTAGGTTGAGAAACAGAGAGATTCCAATGGTGAAAGTATTATGGAGCAACCAGTtggttgaagaagctacttgggaagcAGAACAAGATATGCGAGCATGCTATCCTGAACTGTTTG gtgagcgtGATGATTCTTTTGTAGCTCCTACTGGTGGTGGGGACCTATGA